The Rhizobium sp. CCGE531 genomic sequence AGGCGTCGTCCTATATAAAACCAAACATATATTAAAAGGTTTCTATTTCTTAGAGTCTGTGAGTAGCAAGGATTAAAGTTCATTCATTGCCTGTCCAATTTGTCGCGCCTTACGCACGGATCTGCAAAGATTCCGATGCCAATAGCCGATATGTGGAAAAGGAAGATAATTTTTCAATCTTTTGAGAGGGTTGCCGAGAGATCCGGCATAGCTCGCTCTGGGGATAAGTCGGGGATGGGAGTGGTATTGCCGATCTTGTCCACATTACCCACAGCCACGGCGAAAGCCTTCTCGCGAAAATCCCAAATGTGGAAAACTCGGCCGTTTTCCACTTGCCGAGGATAGGCCCCTTCTCGTACCTGTCTTCTCTCCCGAGATATCAACAGGCGATGGAAAGTAGCGTGGAAAACCGAACAAGCTTCTTTCATCTGCACCTGATTTCTGACTCAACGGGCGAGACTCTCATCTCCGCCGGCCGTGCGGCCTCGGTGCAATTCCATGCCAGCCAACCGATCGAGCATGTCTATCCGCTGATCAGAAACCGCAAGCAGCTTCTGCCGGTTCTGGAGGCGATCGATAACAGCCCCGGCATCGTCCTCTATACGATCGTCGATCGCGAACTCGCCGAATTCATCGCCGAGCGGTGCAAGGAGATGGGCGTGCCTTGCGTCAATGTTCTCGAACCGGTCATGAATGTCTTCCAGACCTATCTCGGCACGGCATCGCGCCGCCGCGTCGGCGCGCAGCATGTGATGAACGCCGATTATTTCGCCCGCATCGAAGCGCTGAACTTCACCATGGATCATGATGATGGGCAGATGCCCGATGACTATGACGATGCCGATGTCGTCATCATCGGTATCAGCCGCACCTCGAAAACGCCGACGAGCATCTATCTGGCCAATCGCGGCATCAAGACCGCCAATATACCCATCGTCCACGGCGTGCCGTTGCCGGAGAGCCTGGGCAAGGCGACGAAGCCATTGATCGTCGGGCTGGTGGCAACGACCGACCGTATCTCGCAGGTACGCGAAAACCGCATTCTCGGCACGACGCCCGGCTTCGATCGCGGCGGCTATACGGATCGTGCCGCGATCTCCGAAGAGCTGAAATATGCACGGTCCCTCTGCGCCAGGCACAATTGGCCGATCATCGATGTCACGCGGCGCTCGATCGAAGAGACCGCTGCCGCCATTGTTGCCCTGCGCCCCAAGCTGCGTTAAGCGCTGCACATTATTATCTCGGAGGCAGCCGTCATGACCGTGCCCCTTATCCTTGCATCATCCAGCCCGTTCCGGCGAATGCTGATGGAAAACGCCGGATTGCATTTCCAGGCCATCGCCGCCGGTATCGACGAACGCGCGATCGAAGCGCCGCTGGAGCGGGATGGCGCCAGCCCGGATGCCGTCGCGCTCGTGCTGGCAAAGGCGAAGGCAAAGGACGTCAGCGATCGCTTCCCCAGCTCGCTCGTCATCGGTTCGGATCAGACCATGTCGCTGGGTGACCAGGTCTTCCACAAGCCGAAGACGATGGCGGATGCGGAAAATCATCTGCGGATCCTGTCTGGTAAAACGCATCGCCTGAACAGCGCCATCGCCCTGGCGCGCAATGGCGATATCATTTGGGAACATGTGTCGCACGCGGATCTGACTATGCGGGAGCTGCCGGCTGATTTCATCCATCGGCATCTCGGCCGCGTGGGTGAAAAAGCATTATCGAGCGTTGGTGCCTATCAACTCGAGGGAGAGGGCATCCAGCTTTTCTCGAAAATAGACGGCGATTATTTCACGATCGTCGGATTGCCGATGCTGCCGCTGCTTGAAAAACTGCGTGAACTGGGGGCAATCGATGGATGATTCACGTGAAACACTGGGCGTAAACGCTTTCGTAACGGGTTATCCGATCAGGCATTCACGTTCGCCGCTGATCCACGGTTACTGGCTGAAGCAGCTCGGCCTGGCCGGCAGCTATCGCGCGCATGAAGTCCCGGCAGAGGATTTCGCAGCTTTCATCGCTTCCCTGAAGGATGGCTCCAGCGGCTTCGTCGGCGGCAATGTCACGATCCCTCACAAGGAAGCGGCGTTCAAACTCGCCGATCGGCCGGACGAGCTTTCGGAAGAACTCGGTGCTTCCAACACTTTATGGCTTGAGGATGGGCTGCTGCATGCGACGAACACCGATGGCCGCGGGTTCACCGCGAACCTCGATGAGCGTCATCCCGGCTGGGATCGCAGCGACCGCGCCGTGATCCTCGGGGCGGGCGGCGCGAGCCGGGCGGTGATACAGGCCGTGCGCGATCGCGGCTTCAAGGAAATCCATGTCGTCAACCGCACGGTCGAGCGGGCGGGGGAGCTGGCGGATCGTTTCGGCGAACGGGTTCATGCCCATCCGATGGCAGCGCTCGGCGACGTCATGCAGGATGCCGGCCTTTTCATCAACACGACCTCGCTCGGCATGGACGGCGAAGCCGCGCCTCGGATCGATTTCTCGCCCCTTGTACAAGAGGCTGTCGTCACCGACATTGTCTATATACCCTTGAAGACGCCGCTTCTGGCGCAGGCCGAGGAACAGGGCTTTGCCATCGTTGATGGTCTTGGCATGCTGTTGCACCAGGCGGTGCCGGGCTTCGAAAAATGGTTCGGAAAGCGTCCGGTGGTTGATGATACTTTGAGGGCGTTGATCATCGCGGATATGGAAAAACATTGATGATCAGGATCGGGCTGACGGGATCGATCGGCATGGGAAAATCGACCTCGGCGAAACTCTTCGCCGAAGCCGGGATCCCGGTGAACGATTCCGATGCGGTCGTGCATGATCTCTACAGCGGCGAAGCGGTTGCTCTGGTCGAGGCTGCCTTCCCCGGTACGACCCGCGACGGCAAAGTCGACCGGCAGGAACTCAGTCGGAAGCTCGCAGGCGATCCCTCCGGTTTCAAGCGTCTCGAAGCCATCATCCATCCGCTCGTTCGTGAGCGTGAGCGCGAGTTCCTGGAACGTCAAAGGCAGGCGGGCGCCGATATGATCGTGCTGGATATCCCGCTGCTGTTCGAAACCGGCGCGGATAAAAGGGTCGACAAAATCGCCGTCGTCAGCTGTGATCCACAGATTCAGAGAGAAAGAGTGCTTGCCCGGCCGGGCATGACGGAGGAAAAATTCAACATGATTCTCTCCCGGCAAACGCCGGATCCGGAAAAGCGGGCACGCGCCGATTACGTCATCGATACGGGCGGCAGTATCGATGCGGCCCGCGAGCAGGTCAGAGAGATCATCGCGGATCTGCGGCGCAAGCAGCGGAATAGGAAATAGGAAAGCGGAGCCCCGACATGCGCGAAATCATTTTCGATACGGAAACCACCGGTCTCGACAACAGGGCAGACCGTATCATCGAAATCGGCGGCATCGAGCTCTTCAACCATTTCCCGACCGGCAAGACGCTGCATATATTCATCAATCCTGGCGACCGCAAGGTTCATCCCGATGCACTTGCCGTGCACGGCATCACCGATGAATCACTGAAGGACAAGCCGGCCTTCGAAATCGTTGCCGATCAGATCCTCGAATTTTTCGGCGATGCCAAATGGATTGCGCATAACGCCACCTTCGACATGGGTTTCGTCAACGCCGAATTCGCAAGGCTCGGCCGGCCGCCGATCCTCCCGGATATGGTGATCGACACCTTGGCTATGGCGCGGCGCAAGCATCCCATGGGTCCGAATTCGCTGGATGCGCTCTGCCACCGCTATGGCATCGACAATTCGCATCGCACCCAGCACGGCGCGCTTCTCGACTCCGAACTGCTGGCCGAAGTCTATATCGAGATGATCGGCGGCCGGCAGACCGCGCTCGGCCTCGGCAGTGTCATCGGTTCGTCGGCGCGCTCACGCCAGAATGATGCCGCGGAGGACATCGTCGGCGATATTTTCGAACGGCCCAATCCCTTGCCAAGCCGGTTGAATGAAGAAGAACTCGCGGCTCATGCCGCACTGGTCGCCAAGCTCGGCGCGAAGGGAACTTGGTCCAAATATCGCACATCCGAATAAGGGTGCTTCCTCAGGTACCAAAGAAAATGCCCGGGTCTTGCGATCCGGGCATTTCTGTCTTCCAGTAAGCAGAAATTCAAGCTTAGTTCGGAACGGCCGAAACCTGGGCGCGGGCCTGTTCTTCAGCCATGCGCTGCGTGAACATCTGCGCGAAATCGATCGGGTCGATCATCAGCGGCGGGAAGCCGCCATTGCGCGTGACATCGGCGATGATCTGGCGCGCAAAGGGGAACAGCAGGCGCGGGCATTCGATGAAAAGCAGCGGCAGCATGTGTTCCTGCGGGAAGCCGGTGACGCGGAAGACGCCGCCATAGACCAGCTCGGTGTGGAAGAGAACGCGCTCGCCATCCTTGGCTTCGGCGTTCAGCGTCAGCACGACGTCGAAATCCTCGTCCGACAGCGGGTTGGCGTTGACATTGACGTTGATATTGATGTCGGGAGCATTTTCCCGGGCCTGAAGCGAGCGCGGAGCGCCCGGATTCTCGAAGGAAAGATCCTTGGTGTACTGAGCAAGGATGCTGAGGCTCGGGCTGGCTGCACCGTTGCCGTTGGTCTCGTTGGCCATGGGGGTGTCCTCTCACGTCTCGATGGGTGTCGCCATCTAGCATTTAGAATAGGGGCTTACAACCCTGTGGCCCGGCGCTCAATCGCGCTGTTCTAGTCCTTTAGCCGCTTCTGGTCGGACCATGGCGACTTGCGGTTCGGCTCGCGATGGAAATCTGTTTCATCCAGATCGACGACCGGTGCGGGATTATGCGGTTGGCCTTGCGGACCGGCGCCCGGACCCTGTCCTCGCCGGAAGGCGCGCGAATTGCCGACGACGACGATGCGCTTGCGCAGGACTGTCCAGGCGAGATCGCGCACGGCCGGAATGAAAAGCAGCAGGCCGATAATGTCGGAAATGAAGCCGGGCAGCATCAGGAAGAAGGCGGCGACGACGATCATGGCGCCATGCACCATCTCGCGGCCGGGATCGCCACCATTGCGGCTTTCGGCCGAGATGCGCTGGAGGATCCCGATCCCTTGAATTCTGAGGAGAGCGGCACCGAGCAGCATGCTGAGGATGATGAGCCCCAGCGTTGCCCAGACGCCGATCATCTTTCCGACGACGATGAATCCGGCGATCTCAGCCAGAGGCATCAGAGAAACGAAGATAGGAAGAAGTGATAGGCGCATGTTACGGTGGTCCTGAAAGCGGGTTTCTTCGCGTAAGCGTTGGTTTCTCGCGTATAATAAAGAAACTGGTCCGCTATTTGAATGATACATCGATGCGGACTATATGGGGATTAATCTTTTAATTTTAACGGTGGTTCCGATACGAGATGGGTGCAAACGACTTTGTGACGATCTTTTTCCTGGTGGCGGCGGTGCTGATCTTCTTTCAGCTGCGCAGCGTTCTTGGCCGCCGCACGGGGAATGAGAAGCCGCCGCGCGATCTCTATGGTTCCGCAGATCCGGCAAATGGCCCGACGCCGCCGGACGCCGGCAAGGTCGTGACCCTGCCGCGGCGCGATGCGACCGAAGAGGAAGACCGTTTTGCCACCGTCGATGCGTTCACCCCGGCCGGAACGCCGCTGAACGACTCGCTGCGTGAAGTGAGCAAGGCTGATCCCGCCTTCAATCCGAAGGAATTCGTCAACGGCGCCCGCATGGCCTATGAGATGATCGTCATGGCCTTTGCCGATGGCGATCGCAAGTCTTTGAAGGGATTGCTGTCGCGTGAGGTCTATGACGGTTTCGATGCCGCCATCGCCGATCGCGAAGGCAAGGGCGAGAAAGTCAAGTCGACCTTCGTCAGCATCGACAAGGCTGATATTCTCAGCGCCGAGGTGAAGGGAACGGAAGCCCTCGTCACCACGCGCATCGTCAGCCAGATGATTTCTGCCACCTATGACAAGGCGGGCACCTTGATCGATGGCGATGCCGAAACCGTGGCCGAGATCAGCGACCTCTGGACCTTCGCCCGCGACACGCGTTCGCGCGATCCGAATTGGAAACTCGTGGCGACCGAATCCGAACA encodes the following:
- a CDS encoding shikimate dehydrogenase — translated: MDDSRETLGVNAFVTGYPIRHSRSPLIHGYWLKQLGLAGSYRAHEVPAEDFAAFIASLKDGSSGFVGGNVTIPHKEAAFKLADRPDELSEELGASNTLWLEDGLLHATNTDGRGFTANLDERHPGWDRSDRAVILGAGGASRAVIQAVRDRGFKEIHVVNRTVERAGELADRFGERVHAHPMAALGDVMQDAGLFINTTSLGMDGEAAPRIDFSPLVQEAVVTDIVYIPLKTPLLAQAEEQGFAIVDGLGMLLHQAVPGFEKWFGKRPVVDDTLRALIIADMEKH
- the secB gene encoding protein-export chaperone SecB, with the protein product MANETNGNGAASPSLSILAQYTKDLSFENPGAPRSLQARENAPDININVNVNANPLSDEDFDVVLTLNAEAKDGERVLFHTELVYGGVFRVTGFPQEHMLPLLFIECPRLLFPFARQIIADVTRNGGFPPLMIDPIDFAQMFTQRMAEEQARAQVSAVPN
- a CDS encoding Tim44/TimA family putative adaptor protein; amino-acid sequence: MGANDFVTIFFLVAAVLIFFQLRSVLGRRTGNEKPPRDLYGSADPANGPTPPDAGKVVTLPRRDATEEEDRFATVDAFTPAGTPLNDSLREVSKADPAFNPKEFVNGARMAYEMIVMAFADGDRKSLKGLLSREVYDGFDAAIADREGKGEKVKSTFVSIDKADILSAEVKGTEALVTTRIVSQMISATYDKAGTLIDGDAETVAEISDLWTFARDTRSRDPNWKLVATESEQ
- the dnaQ gene encoding DNA polymerase III subunit epsilon — encoded protein: MREIIFDTETTGLDNRADRIIEIGGIELFNHFPTGKTLHIFINPGDRKVHPDALAVHGITDESLKDKPAFEIVADQILEFFGDAKWIAHNATFDMGFVNAEFARLGRPPILPDMVIDTLAMARRKHPMGPNSLDALCHRYGIDNSHRTQHGALLDSELLAEVYIEMIGGRQTALGLGSVIGSSARSRQNDAAEDIVGDIFERPNPLPSRLNEEELAAHAALVAKLGAKGTWSKYRTSE
- a CDS encoding pyruvate, water dikinase regulatory protein, whose protein sequence is MENRTSFFHLHLISDSTGETLISAGRAASVQFHASQPIEHVYPLIRNRKQLLPVLEAIDNSPGIVLYTIVDRELAEFIAERCKEMGVPCVNVLEPVMNVFQTYLGTASRRRVGAQHVMNADYFARIEALNFTMDHDDGQMPDDYDDADVVIIGISRTSKTPTSIYLANRGIKTANIPIVHGVPLPESLGKATKPLIVGLVATTDRISQVRENRILGTTPGFDRGGYTDRAAISEELKYARSLCARHNWPIIDVTRRSIEETAAAIVALRPKLR
- a CDS encoding Maf-like protein; amino-acid sequence: MTVPLILASSSPFRRMLMENAGLHFQAIAAGIDERAIEAPLERDGASPDAVALVLAKAKAKDVSDRFPSSLVIGSDQTMSLGDQVFHKPKTMADAENHLRILSGKTHRLNSAIALARNGDIIWEHVSHADLTMRELPADFIHRHLGRVGEKALSSVGAYQLEGEGIQLFSKIDGDYFTIVGLPMLPLLEKLRELGAIDG
- the coaE gene encoding dephospho-CoA kinase (Dephospho-CoA kinase (CoaE) performs the final step in coenzyme A biosynthesis.), with protein sequence MIRIGLTGSIGMGKSTSAKLFAEAGIPVNDSDAVVHDLYSGEAVALVEAAFPGTTRDGKVDRQELSRKLAGDPSGFKRLEAIIHPLVREREREFLERQRQAGADMIVLDIPLLFETGADKRVDKIAVVSCDPQIQRERVLARPGMTEEKFNMILSRQTPDPEKRARADYVIDTGGSIDAAREQVREIIADLRRKQRNRK
- a CDS encoding FxsA family protein, translated to MRLSLLPIFVSLMPLAEIAGFIVVGKMIGVWATLGLIILSMLLGAALLRIQGIGILQRISAESRNGGDPGREMVHGAMIVVAAFFLMLPGFISDIIGLLLFIPAVRDLAWTVLRKRIVVVGNSRAFRRGQGPGAGPQGQPHNPAPVVDLDETDFHREPNRKSPWSDQKRLKD